The region TAAATCTGCAAGAGGAAGTAACTTTAACAAAGCTAAAGATAGAGCTAAAAATATAAGTTACAACTATACTTTAAATGGTAATAATTTAATTTTAGATAACTATTTTACAGTCCCAAATAATGCTATATCAAGAGATCAAGAAGTAGAATTAACCTTATACTTACCTGAAGGTAGTATTTTATATGCAGAAGAAAGTACTTATAACTACCACAAAAATAATAGTCACTATTACAATGACATATTAAATAATGGTATGGAAGAGCACTATCTATTGGTTAAACGTGCAAAATTAGAATGCCTTGATTGTGAAGAAGATGAAAAAGACAATGACCAAACTATGACCAATGAAGAAGACACCTCAACTCTAGTAGTTAACGAAGATGGTTTAGTAGCTAAAAGTGAAACTATGGACGTCATTATAAATGATGAAGGTGCAAAAGCTAGCACCAAAAATGTTGAAGTCACTATCACAGAAGAGGATGGTATAAATATTACAAACAAAAACGACAAATAACAATCACACTAAAAACAAACATTATGATCGCATTAATCGAGTATCTAGTCACCTCAATTTCATCTATTTTTATATAGATAAAACCAAAATCAATCAAAAAAACCAGCCATCTCAAGCTTTAAAAAAGTTTGGGATGGTTTTTGTTTATATTTGTAAGTAACTAAACTATTTATACAAATGATTAAACAATTACTATCCTTATTTTTAATACTGATTACTACTACAGCCTTTTCTCAAAAAAAAGAAAAAGTAAAAGGTAGTCGCGTGTTAAGCACAGAAACTACTGCTGTTTATGGGTTTCAGCGTTTAGTTTTAAACGAAGATTTTGAAGTTAAATTGGTTAAAGCAGACTCAACGTCGGTACAAATAATGACAGACGACAACTTGCATGAATACATAAGTATAGTCTCTCAAGACAGTACCTTAAGTCTTAAAACAACTGCAAAGCTTCAGGAAAAAAAATTAGAAATCACTGTGTTTTATAATGATATTTTAAATACCATAGAGCTAAATGAAGATGCGGAAATAAGTTCTGAAAACACCTTAGAATTCAACGATTTAACACTTACTGCTTCAGAAAGCTCAAAAGCCTACTTAACTATAGAATCTGATTTATTTAAAATAATAAACAACGATAGAGCTAAAGTAGAACT is a window of Olleya sp. YS DNA encoding:
- a CDS encoding DUF2807 domain-containing protein, producing MIKQLLSLFLILITTTAFSQKKEKVKGSRVLSTETTAVYGFQRLVLNEDFEVKLVKADSTSVQIMTDDNLHEYISIVSQDSTLSLKTTAKLQEKKLEITVFYNDILNTIELNEDAEISSENTLEFNDLTLTASESSKAYLTIESDLFKIINNDRAKVELNVTAKAVNLELNDNSKLEALINASNIVADLLESANAKVEGDTENLTLTADNSSDFRGENLTVKDASVKTENRAEVSIEVNGDLIIDASGSSDISIYGSPKITIEAFEDNAILRRK